A window of Planctomycetota bacterium contains these coding sequences:
- the fabF gene encoding beta-ketoacyl-ACP synthase II: MKRRVVVTGLGVVTSLGRAIDTFWDRLVSGASGVGPITLFDVTGFRVQFGGEVPWQGESEGIANPKELRRLDRFTQFAMASAIDAVRDSGIDFATEEPYRCGVAIGSGIGGLSEFEAQHERLLTKGIDKVSPFTIPKLMVNSASGHVSSMYGIKGPNFAVATACASAGNAIGEALRVIRSGDADVMITGGSEAALTPMGLAGFQNMRALSFRTEAPQAASRPFDRDRDGFVLAEGAGVVVLEEYEHARRRGARIHGELRGYGASGDAGHITQPDEEGRGAARAMRMALEDAELAPDAVDYINAHGTSTPLGDKAETVAMKHVFAAHAARLVISSTKSQLGHTLGASGGIELVACALSLGRGVIAPTINLDNPDPDCDLDYTPNVAREARVRVAMSNSFGFGGHNASLVLARV, encoded by the coding sequence ATGAAGCGGCGCGTGGTGGTGACGGGGCTGGGCGTGGTGACGTCGCTCGGCAGGGCCATCGACACCTTCTGGGACCGGCTCGTGAGCGGCGCCAGCGGGGTTGGCCCGATCACGCTGTTCGACGTGACGGGGTTCCGCGTCCAGTTCGGCGGCGAGGTGCCCTGGCAGGGGGAGTCGGAGGGCATCGCCAACCCCAAGGAGCTGCGCCGGCTCGACAGGTTCACCCAGTTCGCGATGGCCTCGGCGATCGACGCGGTGCGTGATTCGGGGATCGACTTCGCCACCGAGGAGCCGTACCGGTGCGGCGTCGCGATCGGCTCGGGGATCGGTGGGCTGTCGGAGTTCGAGGCCCAGCACGAGCGCCTGCTCACCAAGGGGATCGACAAGGTCTCGCCATTCACGATCCCGAAGCTGATGGTCAATTCGGCGAGCGGGCATGTCTCGTCGATGTACGGCATCAAGGGGCCGAACTTCGCCGTCGCCACCGCCTGCGCCAGCGCCGGCAACGCGATCGGCGAAGCGCTGCGGGTGATCCGCTCGGGGGACGCCGACGTGATGATCACCGGGGGGAGCGAGGCCGCCCTGACGCCGATGGGGCTGGCCGGTTTCCAGAACATGCGGGCGCTGTCGTTCCGTACCGAGGCCCCCCAGGCCGCCAGCCGCCCCTTCGATCGGGACCGCGACGGCTTCGTGCTCGCCGAGGGGGCGGGCGTCGTGGTCCTCGAGGAGTACGAGCACGCCCGGCGCCGTGGCGCCCGGATCCACGGCGAGCTGCGCGGGTACGGCGCCAGCGGTGACGCCGGCCACATCACCCAGCCCGACGAAGAGGGGCGGGGAGCCGCCCGGGCGATGCGGATGGCGCTCGAGGACGCCGAGCTCGCGCCAGATGCCGTCGACTACATCAACGCCCACGGCACGAGCACGCCGCTGGGCGACAAAGCCGAGACGGTCGCCATGAAGCACGTCTTCGCCGCCCACGCGGCGCGGCTGGTGATCTCGAGCACCAAGAGCCAGCTCGGCCACACGCTCGGCGCCAGCGGGGGCATCGAACTGGTGGCCTGCGCGCTGTCGCTGGGGCGCGGCGTGATCGCCCCGACGATCAACCTCGACAACCCCGACCCGGACTGCGACCTCGACTACACGCCCAACGTCGCCCGCGAGGCCCGTGTGAGGGTGGCGATGAGCAACAGTTTCGGGTTCGGCGGCCACAACGCGTCGTTGGTGCTCGCGCGCGTGTGA